One genomic window of Sphingomonas ginsengisoli An et al. 2013 includes the following:
- a CDS encoding class I SAM-dependent methyltransferase produces the protein MTDLQTIVAEPWADCGLLDSGHGRKLERYGDVRVIRPEPQAMWAPASDDWSADAEFVPGSDEDGGGRWVHQRPVRASWPLQRDGVRFHASLTPFRHLGFFPDMAPQWDWMRARSADADVLNLFGYTGVGTLLLSEAGARMVHVDASKKSVEGGRANAALSNMTERPIRWIVDDATKFTAREVRRGRRYDGILLDPPKFGRGPTGEMWRLEEHLAPLLADCRQLLDENSRFLVLTVYAVRMSALSIAELLRQTLADLGGTVECGEMAVREEARGLLLPTAIFARWRRD, from the coding sequence ATGACCGACCTCCAGACGATCGTCGCCGAGCCGTGGGCCGACTGCGGCCTCCTCGACAGCGGCCACGGCCGCAAGCTTGAGCGCTACGGCGACGTTCGGGTGATCCGCCCCGAGCCGCAGGCGATGTGGGCGCCTGCGAGCGACGACTGGTCCGCCGATGCCGAATTCGTTCCCGGCAGCGACGAGGACGGCGGCGGCCGCTGGGTCCACCAGCGCCCCGTCCGGGCCAGCTGGCCGCTGCAGCGCGACGGCGTCCGCTTCCACGCCAGCCTGACCCCGTTCCGCCACCTGGGCTTCTTCCCCGACATGGCGCCGCAATGGGACTGGATGCGCGCGCGCTCGGCCGACGCCGACGTGCTCAACCTGTTCGGCTACACCGGGGTCGGCACCTTGCTGCTGAGCGAGGCGGGAGCGCGGATGGTCCACGTCGACGCCTCCAAGAAGAGTGTCGAAGGCGGCCGCGCCAACGCGGCCCTCTCGAACATGACCGAGCGGCCGATCCGCTGGATCGTCGACGACGCCACCAAATTCACCGCGCGCGAGGTCCGCCGCGGGCGCCGCTACGACGGGATCCTGCTCGACCCGCCCAAGTTCGGCCGCGGTCCGACCGGGGAGATGTGGCGCCTCGAGGAGCATCTCGCCCCCCTGCTCGCCGACTGCCGCCAGCTGCTCGACGAGAACAGCCGCTTCCTCGTCCTCACCGTCTACGCCGTGCGGATGAGTGCGCTGAGCATCGCCGAACTCCTCCGCCAGACCCTCGCCGATTTGGGCGGGACGGTCGAATGCGGCGAGATGGCGGTGCGCGAGGAAGCGCGCGGGCTGCTCCTCCCGACGGCCATTTTCGCGCGGTGGCGGCGCGACTAG
- a CDS encoding heme exporter protein CcmB, which produces MTGRLILREVRRALSAAAWLPLAFFLLVVAVVPFAVGPDARLLARIGGGALWIAALTAALLPIERLIEPDRADGVLDQLAVAGVADEVTASAKIAGHWLTFGPLLLLAALPGAALLGLDGAALGRGLASLAVGTPALAALAVAVASLTAGLRGAAALGGLLLLPLAVPLLIFGAGAAAGEPGALALEAATALFITAGAPFVGGAGLRALRT; this is translated from the coding sequence ATGACCGGGCGGCTGATCCTCCGCGAGGTGCGGCGCGCGCTGAGCGCGGCGGCGTGGCTGCCGCTCGCTTTCTTCCTGCTGGTGGTGGCGGTGGTGCCGTTCGCGGTCGGGCCCGATGCGCGCTTGCTGGCGCGAATCGGCGGTGGGGCGCTGTGGATCGCGGCGCTGACCGCCGCGCTGCTGCCGATCGAGCGGCTGATCGAGCCCGACCGCGCCGATGGGGTGCTCGACCAGCTGGCGGTCGCCGGCGTGGCTGACGAAGTGACCGCCTCGGCCAAGATCGCGGGGCACTGGCTGACCTTCGGGCCGCTGCTGCTGCTCGCCGCGCTGCCGGGGGCGGCGCTGCTCGGACTCGACGGAGCGGCGCTCGGCCGGGGCCTGGCCAGTCTGGCGGTGGGGACGCCGGCCCTCGCCGCGCTGGCGGTGGCGGTGGCGAGCCTGACGGCGGGCCTGCGCGGCGCGGCGGCCCTGGGTGGGCTGCTGCTGCTACCGCTGGCGGTGCCGTTGCTGATTTTCGGAGCGGGCGCGGCGGCGGGCGAACCGGGCGCGCTGGCGCTCGAAGCTGCGACTGCCCTGTTCATCACCGCTGGCGCGCCGTTCGTCGGCGGCGCGGGCTTGCGGGCCTTGCGGACCTAG
- the ccmA gene encoding heme ABC exporter ATP-binding protein CcmA → MSDLLRFAEVACWRGGRLLFSDLSFELGAGDGLWLRGPNGVGKSSALRLAAGLLKPLSGTIEAAPAALADEALALDRELPLRRALRFWTEDAAALDGALKALDLSRLADVPVRLLSTGQARRARLARVAASGAQLWLLDEPLSGLDADSIGLVAALIERHRAEGGAVLATSHQPMPGAGWRALDLAA, encoded by the coding sequence GTGAGCGACTTGCTGCGGTTCGCCGAGGTCGCCTGCTGGCGTGGCGGGCGGCTGTTGTTTTCGGACCTGTCGTTCGAGCTGGGGGCCGGCGACGGGCTGTGGCTGCGCGGGCCCAACGGGGTCGGCAAGTCGAGCGCGCTGAGGCTGGCGGCGGGGCTATTGAAGCCGCTCAGCGGGACGATCGAAGCGGCGCCGGCGGCGCTGGCGGACGAGGCGCTGGCGCTCGACCGCGAATTGCCACTGCGGCGGGCGCTGCGCTTCTGGACCGAGGATGCGGCGGCGCTGGACGGCGCGCTCAAGGCGCTCGATCTCTCGCGCCTTGCCGACGTGCCGGTGCGGCTGCTGTCGACCGGGCAGGCACGGCGAGCACGGCTCGCGCGGGTGGCGGCGTCGGGGGCGCAGCTATGGCTGCTCGACGAGCCACTGAGCGGGCTCGATGCGGACAGCATTGGGTTGGTCGCCGCGCTGATCGAGCGCCACCGGGCCGAGGGCGGCGCGGTGCTGGCAACCTCGCATCAGCCGATGCCCGGCGCGGGCTGGCGCGCGCTAGATCTCGCCGCATGA
- a CDS encoding metallopeptidase family protein — protein MRAFGPSPSAAEIEALARAALERLPEPFASHLDGVVLQVEEFADEDVLREMGIEDPFDLSGLYTGRPLTERSSTDSGSLPDRIQLFRRPLLDEWAAEGEELETLVTHVLIHEVGHHFGFSDDDMHALEDEAE, from the coding sequence ATGCGCGCCTTCGGTCCGTCCCCTTCCGCCGCCGAGATCGAGGCGCTGGCGCGCGCCGCGCTCGAGCGATTGCCTGAGCCGTTCGCCAGCCACCTCGACGGCGTCGTCCTGCAGGTCGAGGAATTCGCCGACGAGGACGTGCTGCGTGAGATGGGGATCGAGGACCCGTTCGACCTGTCGGGGCTCTACACCGGCCGCCCGCTGACCGAGCGCAGCTCGACCGACAGCGGCAGCCTGCCCGACCGCATCCAGCTGTTCCGTCGCCCCCTGCTCGACGAATGGGCGGCCGAGGGCGAGGAGCTCGAGACTTTGGTCACCCATGTCCTGATCCACGAGGTCGGGCATCATTTCGGTTTTTCCGACGACGACATGCACGCGCTCGAAGACGAGGCCGAGTGA
- a CDS encoding CsbD family protein produces the protein MSIDKDDNKLGIDSDRTEGSLKQAGGKLKEGAGALFGDKKLEAEGKADQGEGKLQNAWGSIKDKAREIVGSDDDNKDVSDNDNR, from the coding sequence ATGAGCATCGACAAGGACGACAACAAGCTGGGCATCGACAGCGACCGCACCGAAGGCAGCCTCAAGCAGGCCGGCGGCAAGCTCAAGGAAGGCGCCGGCGCGCTGTTCGGCGACAAGAAGCTCGAAGCCGAAGGCAAGGCCGACCAGGGCGAAGGCAAGCTCCAGAACGCTTGGGGCAGCATCAAGGACAAGGCCCGCGAGATCGTCGGCAGCGACGACGACAACAAGGACGTGAGCGACAACGACAACCGCTAA
- a CDS encoding lipopolysaccharide biosynthesis protein yields METPVTTPAQGGALRRIFANLGLLAGGKIGAGLLSLCYVVIVTHALGATSYGILILLHGYTTFIGSLIAFSGFHGVVRYGNFALQQGEHGRLMRLIRFMALVEIGCGAIAVLVAMALVPWIGPRLGWSPDAMRFAIPYAFAIVATVRATPYGILQIAERFDLLGFHQLVNPLVRLGGCLLTLALGGGLVTFLTIWLLASLAEGLSMWVMGLWVLRRMRLSHGLVGSVRGTVAENEGLLPFIVTTNVDITLSEMGPKLAPLTVGWMLGPAAAGIFSLAQRASIVLQQPAQMLANSSYAVVAKLIAQQDFKGFRQAVWHSAAVATAIGVPMCLILGIFADRIMHFIGGHTFTGSGTAWILSLTAAARLLTLGTAPVSPGLIALGLPNKSINAKLVGNLLLYPALPPLLWWLGLNGAGWHALLQSAVIAASLLFSFRAAVRRYKRGELSVAAV; encoded by the coding sequence TTGGAAACGCCCGTCACAACTCCCGCGCAAGGCGGCGCGCTGCGCCGGATTTTCGCCAATCTCGGGCTGCTCGCGGGGGGCAAGATCGGCGCCGGTCTGCTCAGCCTCTGCTACGTGGTGATCGTCACCCATGCGTTGGGCGCGACCAGCTACGGCATCCTCATCCTGCTCCACGGCTACACCACCTTCATCGGCAGCCTGATCGCTTTCTCAGGGTTCCACGGGGTCGTCCGCTACGGCAATTTTGCGCTCCAGCAGGGCGAGCATGGCCGGCTGATGCGGTTGATCCGCTTCATGGCGCTGGTCGAAATCGGCTGCGGAGCGATCGCGGTGCTGGTGGCGATGGCGCTGGTTCCGTGGATCGGCCCGCGGCTCGGCTGGTCGCCCGACGCGATGCGCTTCGCCATCCCCTACGCCTTCGCCATCGTCGCCACTGTTCGCGCGACCCCCTACGGCATCCTCCAGATTGCTGAGCGGTTCGACCTGCTGGGCTTCCACCAGCTGGTCAATCCGCTGGTCCGGCTCGGCGGCTGCCTGCTGACCCTCGCGCTCGGCGGCGGGCTCGTCACTTTCCTCACCATCTGGCTGCTTGCCTCGCTCGCGGAAGGGCTGAGCATGTGGGTGATGGGGCTGTGGGTGCTGCGGCGGATGCGGCTGTCGCACGGGCTGGTCGGCTCGGTGCGCGGCACGGTCGCCGAGAACGAAGGGCTGCTGCCGTTCATCGTCACCACCAACGTCGACATCACATTGAGCGAAATGGGCCCCAAGCTCGCCCCGCTGACCGTCGGCTGGATGCTCGGGCCGGCCGCGGCGGGCATTTTCAGCCTCGCCCAGCGCGCCAGCATCGTTCTCCAGCAGCCCGCCCAGATGCTCGCCAACTCGAGCTATGCGGTGGTCGCCAAGCTGATCGCCCAGCAGGATTTCAAGGGTTTCCGCCAGGCGGTGTGGCATTCGGCGGCGGTCGCCACGGCGATCGGGGTGCCGATGTGCCTGATCCTCGGCATCTTCGCCGACCGCATCATGCACTTCATCGGCGGGCATACCTTTACCGGCAGCGGGACCGCGTGGATCCTGTCGCTGACCGCCGCCGCGCGGCTGCTGACGCTGGGCACCGCGCCGGTCTCGCCGGGTCTGATCGCGCTCGGCCTTCCGAACAAGTCGATCAACGCCAAGCTGGTCGGTAACCTGTTGTTATACCCCGCTTTACCGCCCTTGCTGTGGTGGCTCGGGCTCAACGGGGCGGGGTGGCATGCGTTGTTGCAGAGCGCGGTGATCGCGGCGAGCCTGCTGTTCTCGTTCCGGGCGGCGGTGCGGCGCTACAAGCGGGGAGAGCTCAGCGTCGCGGCGGTTTGA
- a CDS encoding glycosyltransferase family 4 protein yields the protein MNILYVINSVEGGGAALPVPAIVAALEKAGAAVTVLALTRRNGKALPALERAGVRTIVREGGEKDHGAALKWLGQQIAAHRPDLLWTSLTRATLLGQWAGQRAGVPVVSWQHNAFLKPSNRWLLRARRNAAILWVADSAAVARLTEQRLGLAPERVITWPIFAADPTAPLARPWSPGETLELGSLGRLHPNKGYDLLLAALARLAADGFVAPVPFWVRIAGEGSEEAVLRAQMAELNPPNVAFCGYVGDSRDFLAGLHAYLQPSRREGFCIAAHEAMQAALPVLGTRTGEMPFSIEEGVSGWLADPGDVASLAAGLRRLLSNPNDLAVMGAAARETVLTRFSQQKFDATAAEILARVQTAATLSSPRL from the coding sequence GTGAACATCCTCTACGTCATCAATTCGGTCGAGGGTGGCGGCGCCGCGCTGCCCGTCCCCGCGATCGTCGCCGCGCTGGAGAAAGCAGGCGCGGCCGTCACCGTGCTCGCGCTCACCCGCCGCAACGGCAAGGCGCTCCCGGCCCTCGAGCGCGCCGGGGTCCGCACGATCGTCCGCGAGGGCGGCGAAAAGGATCATGGCGCGGCACTCAAATGGCTCGGCCAGCAGATCGCCGCGCACCGCCCCGACCTCCTCTGGACTTCGCTCACCCGCGCGACCCTGCTCGGCCAGTGGGCTGGGCAGCGCGCCGGCGTGCCGGTGGTAAGCTGGCAGCACAACGCCTTTTTAAAACCCTCCAACCGCTGGCTTCTCCGCGCCCGCCGCAACGCCGCCATCCTGTGGGTCGCCGACTCGGCCGCGGTAGCTCGACTGACCGAGCAACGGCTGGGCCTCGCCCCCGAACGCGTGATCACCTGGCCGATCTTCGCCGCCGACCCCACGGCTCCTTTGGCCCGCCCGTGGTCGCCCGGCGAGACGCTCGAACTCGGCAGCCTCGGCCGCCTCCATCCCAACAAAGGCTACGACCTGTTGCTGGCCGCGCTGGCCCGGCTCGCCGCCGACGGATTCGTCGCCCCGGTGCCGTTTTGGGTGCGGATCGCCGGCGAGGGGTCCGAGGAAGCCGTCTTGCGTGCGCAAATGGCGGAATTGAATCCGCCAAATGTCGCATTTTGCGGCTATGTCGGCGACAGCCGCGACTTTCTCGCGGGGCTCCACGCCTACCTCCAACCCTCCCGCCGCGAGGGCTTCTGCATCGCCGCCCACGAGGCGATGCAGGCCGCCCTCCCCGTCCTCGGCACCCGCACCGGCGAGATGCCATTCAGCATCGAAGAAGGCGTCAGCGGCTGGCTGGCGGACCCCGGGGACGTCGCTTCGCTGGCGGCTGGGCTGCGGAGATTGCTGAGCAATCCGAACGACTTGGCGGTGATGGGCGCGGCCGCGCGGGAGACAGTCTTGACCCGCTTCAGCCAACAGAAGTTCGACGCAACCGCCGCCGAAATCCTCGCCCGCGTTCAAACCGCCGCGACGCTGAGCTCTCCCCGCTTGTAG
- a CDS encoding 2-dehydropantoate 2-reductase: MTDPRIVIAGAGNIGCYLGGLLAAAGRRVTLLGRERIGDALAEHGLHLTDLDGLDLGLGPGVVPFATDPVVLADADLILVTVKSGATAEMAALIAAHAPPHATVISLQNGIANADILRAALRGRTVLAGMVPFNVGNLGDGHFHRGTSGSLVIEDRDPAALAALTVPHLGVRAVPDIGPVQWGKLVINLNNALNALSGLTVFEQLQSRPWRRVMAAQQAEALALLAQAGIDPVGIGKFPLKRFPAVLRLPTPLFRLLAKSSVRVDRRARSSMWDDLERRRPTEVGELQGAVIALAQRLGATAPIAVRVTALIRAAEAAGQGSPGLAPAEVLPKR, encoded by the coding sequence ATGACCGACCCACGGATCGTGATCGCCGGCGCCGGCAACATCGGCTGCTACCTCGGCGGGCTGCTCGCCGCCGCCGGCCGCCGGGTGACCCTGCTCGGCCGCGAACGAATCGGCGACGCCCTCGCCGAGCATGGTCTCCACCTCACCGACCTCGACGGGCTCGACCTCGGTCTCGGGCCCGGCGTGGTGCCCTTCGCCACCGATCCCGTGGTGCTGGCCGACGCGGACCTCATCCTCGTCACGGTGAAGAGCGGCGCCACCGCCGAGATGGCCGCGCTGATCGCTGCCCACGCGCCGCCGCACGCCACGGTGATCAGCCTCCAGAACGGCATCGCCAACGCCGACATCCTCCGCGCCGCCTTGCGCGGCCGCACCGTCCTCGCCGGGATGGTCCCCTTCAACGTCGGCAACCTCGGCGACGGCCACTTCCACCGCGGCACCTCGGGCAGCCTCGTCATCGAGGACCGCGACCCTGCCGCGCTCGCCGCGCTGACGGTCCCCCACCTCGGCGTCCGCGCGGTGCCCGACATCGGCCCGGTCCAGTGGGGCAAGCTGGTGATCAACCTCAACAATGCGCTCAATGCGCTGTCCGGCCTCACCGTCTTCGAGCAGCTCCAGAGCCGGCCGTGGCGGCGGGTGATGGCGGCGCAGCAGGCCGAGGCGCTCGCCCTCCTTGCCCAGGCCGGCATCGACCCCGTCGGCATCGGCAAATTCCCGCTGAAGCGCTTCCCCGCGGTACTGCGCCTGCCGACTCCCTTGTTCCGGCTGCTCGCCAAATCCTCGGTGCGGGTCGACCGCCGCGCCCGTTCGTCGATGTGGGACGATCTCGAGCGCCGCCGCCCGACCGAGGTCGGTGAGCTTCAGGGCGCGGTGATCGCGCTCGCCCAGCGACTCGGCGCCACCGCCCCGATCGCCGTGCGAGTGACCGCCTTAATCCGCGCCGCCGAGGCCGCCGGGCAGGGTTCGCCCGGCCTCGCTCCCGCCGAGGTCCTGCCCAAGCGGTGA
- the trpD gene encoding anthranilate phosphoribosyltransferase, whose protein sequence is MSTSATSLQPHLPPDQGPVPNPMPRLLDGQDLSADQSRHLFERLVLGRLEPGEIAGLLVALRVKGETEEEMIGAAQALAAAAVDFPRPDYLFADCCGTGGDGSGSINISTAAAFVAAACGLPVAKHGNRSASSRCGSADVLEALGATLEMAPTAARRCLDETGFCFLFAPSYHVGMKHAAPIRRQLQVRTVMNLLGPCVNPARPPVQLLGVADPKLLRRVALVLGAMGVEQALVVHGGGLDEVALHAETQAIRLHGGVLTEVTLTPEQAGLDRAPLAGVEGGDAEENGARLLALLDGQSAAADAAVVALNAGALLMTADVAGDLREGTDMAREALASGRPGQILRAYVEASRD, encoded by the coding sequence ATGTCGACCAGCGCCACCTCGCTCCAGCCGCACCTGCCGCCCGACCAAGGGCCGGTGCCCAACCCGATGCCGCGCCTGCTCGACGGGCAGGACCTGAGCGCCGACCAGAGCCGCCATTTGTTCGAGCGGCTGGTGCTCGGCCGGCTGGAGCCGGGCGAGATCGCCGGGCTGCTGGTCGCGCTCCGGGTCAAGGGCGAGACCGAGGAGGAGATGATCGGCGCAGCGCAGGCGCTGGCCGCCGCCGCGGTCGATTTCCCGCGCCCCGACTATCTGTTCGCCGATTGCTGCGGGACCGGGGGTGACGGCTCGGGCTCGATCAACATCTCGACCGCGGCGGCGTTCGTCGCGGCGGCGTGCGGGCTGCCGGTCGCCAAGCATGGCAACCGCTCGGCGAGCAGCCGCTGCGGCTCGGCGGATGTGCTGGAAGCGCTCGGCGCGACGCTTGAGATGGCGCCGACCGCCGCGCGGCGCTGCCTCGACGAGACCGGCTTCTGCTTCCTGTTCGCGCCCTCTTATCATGTCGGGATGAAGCATGCGGCGCCGATCCGCCGGCAGTTGCAGGTGCGCACGGTGATGAATTTGCTCGGGCCGTGCGTGAACCCGGCGCGGCCGCCGGTGCAATTGCTCGGGGTCGCCGATCCCAAGCTGCTGCGGCGGGTGGCGCTGGTGCTCGGCGCGATGGGGGTCGAGCAGGCGCTGGTGGTGCATGGCGGCGGGCTCGACGAGGTGGCGCTCCACGCCGAGACGCAGGCGATCCGGTTGCACGGCGGCGTGCTGACCGAAGTGACGCTGACGCCGGAGCAGGCGGGGCTCGACCGCGCGCCGCTGGCCGGGGTCGAGGGTGGCGATGCTGAGGAGAATGGCGCGCGGTTGCTGGCGCTGCTCGACGGGCAGAGCGCGGCGGCCGATGCGGCGGTGGTGGCGCTGAACGCGGGCGCGCTGCTGATGACCGCCGACGTCGCCGGCGACCTGCGCGAGGGGACCGACATGGCGCGCGAGGCGCTGGCGAGCGGGCGTCCGGGGCAGATCTTGCGCGCCTATGTCGAGGCGAGCCGTGACTGA
- the trpCF gene encoding bifunctional indole-3-glycerol-phosphate synthase TrpC/phosphoribosylanthranilate isomerase TrpF: protein MTDVLAEIVAHKRAEVAARLAGFDGGAAVPSERSLEAALRRPGARFIMEVKRASPSGHRSAHSIETAAKAYAGVADAVSVLTDERFFGGSFAALRSVRALFDGPILAKDFVVDPRQVTEARLHGADAVLCMLSVLDDDGARAMMAEAARLAMDVLTEVHDEEELERALALGARIVGINNRDLKTLRTDLAVTERLAPLVPAERVLVSESGIATRVDVERLAPLADAFLVGSSLMAADDVGEAARALVFGRVKVCGLTRAEDVRAAAAAGATHVGLILVPGTPRALTVEQAGPLAEVARAAGLKPVGVFRDAPVDQVIAAAEALGLAVVQLHGDESADSVAAIRGLFGGEVWTAGAEERGGHRQLFDHGAGGTGEAFDWATVSDHPRRPEAWLAGGIGPDNARAAQATGVYGLDASSRLESAPGIKDHDKLRALFAALRPTKRKATR, encoded by the coding sequence GTGACTGACGTGCTGGCTGAGATCGTCGCGCACAAACGGGCCGAGGTCGCGGCGCGGTTGGCGGGGTTCGACGGCGGTGCGGCGGTGCCGAGCGAGCGTTCGCTCGAGGCGGCGCTGCGCCGGCCGGGCGCGCGGTTCATCATGGAGGTCAAGCGCGCCTCGCCCTCGGGGCATCGCTCGGCGCACTCGATCGAGACGGCGGCGAAGGCTTATGCCGGGGTCGCCGATGCGGTGAGCGTGCTGACCGACGAGCGGTTCTTCGGCGGGTCATTCGCGGCGCTGCGGTCGGTGCGCGCGCTGTTCGACGGGCCGATCCTCGCAAAGGATTTCGTGGTCGATCCGCGCCAGGTGACCGAAGCGCGATTGCACGGCGCCGATGCGGTGCTGTGCATGTTGTCGGTGCTCGACGACGATGGCGCGCGGGCGATGATGGCCGAGGCCGCGCGGCTGGCGATGGACGTGCTGACCGAGGTGCATGACGAGGAAGAGCTCGAGCGCGCGCTGGCGCTGGGAGCGCGGATCGTCGGGATCAACAACCGGGATTTGAAGACGCTCAGGACCGACCTGGCGGTGACCGAACGGCTGGCACCGCTGGTGCCGGCGGAGCGGGTGCTGGTGAGCGAATCGGGAATCGCCACCCGCGTCGATGTCGAGCGCCTTGCACCGCTGGCCGACGCCTTCCTGGTCGGTTCGTCGCTGATGGCGGCGGACGATGTCGGCGAGGCGGCGCGGGCGCTGGTGTTCGGGCGGGTCAAGGTCTGCGGGCTGACCCGGGCCGAAGATGTGCGGGCGGCGGCCGCGGCGGGGGCGACCCATGTTGGGTTGATCCTCGTGCCGGGTACGCCGCGGGCGCTGACGGTCGAGCAGGCGGGGCCGCTCGCCGAGGTGGCGCGGGCCGCGGGGCTGAAGCCGGTCGGTGTGTTTCGTGATGCGCCGGTCGATCAGGTGATCGCGGCGGCCGAGGCGTTGGGGCTGGCGGTGGTGCAGCTGCACGGGGACGAGAGCGCCGACAGCGTCGCCGCGATCCGCGGGCTGTTCGGCGGCGAGGTGTGGACGGCGGGCGCCGAGGAGCGCGGCGGACATCGGCAATTATTCGACCACGGCGCAGGCGGGACCGGCGAGGCGTTCGACTGGGCGACGGTCTCCGATCATCCGCGGCGGCCCGAGGCGTGGCTCGCCGGGGGGATCGGGCCCGACAATGCGCGGGCGGCGCAGGCGACGGGGGTTTACGGGCTCGACGCCAGCTCGCGGCTCGAATCGGCGCCGGGCATCAAGGATCATGACAAGCTGCGCGCGCTGTTCGCGGCGCTGCGGCCGACGAAAAGAAAGGCGACACGATGA
- the trpB gene encoding tryptophan synthase subunit beta, with translation MKHDGRFGRYGGCYVPEILVPALEQLEGAFLEAEQDPAFAAELEELLTTYAGRPTPLTRCRNLAGDSPARIYLKREDLLHGGAHKTNQVLAQGLLAKRMGKRRLIAETGAGQHGVATALAGALFGLETEIYMGADDVARQQLNVFRMELMGAKVIPVTAGDRTLKDSVNEALRDWTASFPHTHYLLGTAAGPHPYPTMVRQFQRVIGKEARAQVVEVEGRLPDVVVACVGGGSNAIGMFSDFIPDEGVRLVGVEAAGKGLSGHEHGATILRGHHGILHGTETLVLQDSDGQISDSWSISAGLDYPAVGPEHAYLKESGRADYVGVEDDDALAAFQALAKAEGIIPAFESAHAVAYAIKLAREADREMTIVVNLSGRGDKDMASAVKLLKPEAA, from the coding sequence ATGAAGCATGACGGACGCTTCGGCCGCTACGGCGGCTGCTACGTGCCCGAGATATTGGTGCCCGCGCTCGAGCAGCTCGAAGGCGCCTTCCTCGAGGCCGAGCAGGACCCGGCTTTCGCGGCGGAGCTGGAGGAGCTGCTCACGACCTACGCCGGGCGGCCGACGCCGCTGACCCGCTGTCGCAACCTCGCGGGCGACAGCCCGGCGCGGATTTACCTCAAGCGCGAGGATCTGCTCCATGGCGGGGCGCACAAGACCAACCAGGTGCTGGCGCAGGGTCTGCTCGCCAAGCGGATGGGCAAGCGCCGGCTGATCGCCGAGACCGGAGCCGGGCAGCATGGCGTCGCGACCGCACTGGCGGGGGCGCTGTTCGGGCTCGAAACCGAAATCTACATGGGCGCCGACGACGTGGCGCGGCAGCAGCTGAACGTGTTCCGGATGGAGCTGATGGGCGCGAAGGTGATCCCGGTCACCGCGGGCGACCGGACGCTCAAGGACTCGGTCAACGAGGCGCTGCGCGACTGGACCGCGAGCTTTCCGCATACGCACTATCTGCTCGGCACCGCCGCCGGGCCGCACCCCTATCCGACGATGGTCCGGCAATTCCAGCGGGTGATCGGCAAGGAGGCGCGGGCGCAGGTGGTCGAGGTCGAGGGGCGGTTGCCCGACGTGGTCGTCGCCTGCGTGGGCGGCGGGTCGAATGCGATCGGCATGTTCAGCGACTTCATTCCCGACGAGGGCGTCCGGCTGGTCGGGGTCGAGGCGGCGGGCAAGGGCCTGTCGGGGCACGAGCATGGCGCGACCATCCTGCGCGGGCATCACGGCATCCTCCACGGCACCGAGACTTTGGTGCTGCAGGACAGCGACGGGCAGATCAGTGACAGCTGGTCGATCTCGGCCGGGCTCGATTATCCCGCAGTGGGGCCCGAGCATGCGTATCTGAAGGAGAGCGGCCGCGCCGATTATGTCGGGGTCGAGGACGACGATGCGCTCGCCGCCTTCCAGGCGCTGGCGAAAGCCGAGGGGATCATCCCGGCGTTCGAGAGCGCGCATGCGGTGGCCTATGCGATCAAGCTGGCGCGCGAGGCGGACCGCGAGATGACCATCGTCGTCAACCTGTCGGGGCGTGGCGACAAGGACATGGCGAGCGCGGTCAAGCTGTTGAAGCCGGAGGCCGCATGA